In Perca flavescens isolate YP-PL-M2 chromosome 7, PFLA_1.0, whole genome shotgun sequence, the following proteins share a genomic window:
- the slc38a5b gene encoding sodium-coupled neutral amino acid transporter 5b, producing the protein MELQKLSIGNHHHDDTVPAEGGIPAEEEMFLPHKSDGSKRPQFTDFEGKTSFGMSVFNLSNAIMGSGILGLSYAMSNTGIVLFLILLTCIAALSCYSVHLLLRSAGVVGIRAYEQLGMRAFGHPGKIVAAIVITLHNIGAMSSYLFIVKSELPLVIQAFLGQTSSSDDWFMNGNYLIIIVTLGIILPLALMKHLGYLGYTSGFSLSCMVFFLSAVIYKRFNIACPLEVFGNFSVTTDVSEDTCTVKYLTINQETAYTIPILAFAFVCHPEVLPIYTELSNPTKRRMQNIGNVSILGMFTMYFLTATFGYLTFYGNTEAELLHTYSKVDPLDTLILCVRLAVLVAVTLTVPVVLFPIRRALLQLLFPGKAFHWLRHIAIALCLLFVVNLLVILVPNIRDIFGITGATTAPSLIFILPGLFYIRIVPTDQEPMTSRPKIQAACFTALGFIFMSMSLTFIGIDWMTGESRNLGGH; encoded by the exons ATGGAACTGCAGAAGCTATCAATTGGTAATCATCACCATGATGATACTGTGCCTGCGGAGGGAGG AATCCCAGCAGAGGAGGAAATGTTCCTGCCACACAAGAGCGATGGATCAAAGAGACCTCAGTTCACAGAC TTTGAGGGTAAAACCTCCTTTGGGATGTCTGTCTTCAACCTGAGCAATGCCATCATGGGCAGCGGCATTCTGGGTCTGTCCTACGCCATGTCCAACACTGGCATCGTCCTTTTCCT GATCCTGCTGACATGTATCGCCGCTCTGTCCTGTTACTCCGTCCATCTGCTGCTCCGCAGTGCTGGGGTTGTGG GTATTCGTGCCTACGAGCAGCTCGGCATGAGAGCTTTTGGTCATCCAGGGAAGATTGTAGCAGCTATCGTCATCACGCTACATAACATCGGAG CCATGTCCAGCTACCTGTTCATAGTCAAATCGGAGTTACCGCTGGTCATCCAAGCCTTTCTGGGCCAGACATCCAGCTCTGA CGACTGGTTCATGAATGGAAACTACCTCATCATCATCGTGACTCTGGGCATCATCCTGCCCCTGGCTCTGATGAAACACCTGG GGTATCTTGGTTACACCAGcggcttctctctctcctgcatGGTCTTCTTCCTCTCGGCG GTCATCTACAAGAGATTCAACATTGCTTGCCCTCTGGAAGTGTTTGGCAACTTCTCTGTGACCACAGACGTCTCAGAGGACACATGCACTGTCAAATACCTCACCATCAACcaagag ACGGCGTATACCATCCCCATCCTGGCATTTGCTTTTGTGTGTCACCCCGAAGTGCTTCCCATCTACACTGAACTGAGCAA CCCAACCAAGAGAAGAATGCAGAATATTGGGAACGTTTCCATCCTGGGCATGTTCACCATGTACTTCCTCACCGCCACATTCGGCTATCTGACCTTCTACG ggaacacTGAGGCAGAGCTGCTCCATACCTACAGTAAGGTGGACCCCCTGGACACTCTGATCCTGTGTGTTCGCCTGGCTGTCCTGGTGGCCGTCACTCTGACTGTACCCGTGGTCTTGTTTCCT ATCCGGCGGGCCCTCCTGCAGCTGCTGTTTCCAGGGAAAGCCTTCCACTGGCTGCGTCACATCGCCATCGCCTTGTGTCTGCTGTTTGTTGTCAACCTGCTGGTCATCCTCGTTCCAAACATCAGAGACATCTTCGGCATTACAG GGGCAACCACTGCTCCCAGTCTGATCTTCATCCTCCCTGGACTGTTCTACATTCGCATCGTCCCCACCGACCAGGAGCCCATGACCTCCAGACCAAAGATCCAG GCTGCGTGTTTCACAGCGCTGGGTTTCATTTTCATGTCCATGAGCCTGACGTTCATCGGGATTGACTGGATGACCGGAGAAAGCCGAAATCTCGGCGGCCATTAA